The Procambarus clarkii isolate CNS0578487 chromosome 46, FALCON_Pclarkii_2.0, whole genome shotgun sequence genome includes a region encoding these proteins:
- the LOC138350500 gene encoding uncharacterized protein, which produces MAASSPVIQLEDVNRLRYGLAVTKAGRDALASVFMWSYRGTFPVVTCLTQDLGYTNAQYRRVFDDHQRDKLEASSDAATFDITLLYKLLQRVCGLAEMNDPTWTTPGPQGPSPEHLIYSLKQHRNTLAHDNVGMSEQDLTSTLTELSDLLAKMLAEAGVRCGTNSQDVDHVTRDVNKYIDGLLAKVREPLEPSDVAYLPQLRQEIKMFKSHITEEVKQMSKQELTDEYKLLYQIVPAPWLLLNINYNPTLAFTRLRLLEDPVIGARPSHAAKGQDSTKPSHAAKGQDIDYEHILSMRREDGRVPQCVLLTGEGGMGKTTLLKLILEKWVEEPAAIRHLGTVDLVFYVQCRDSHLNTFDDLLRQLLPQTLSDSGVDFQLFKEISLSLNILVLIDGYDEVNDHSGRLVKELLHLPGKDVRLVITTRPGWDQQLSQLVPHTRPRCNILVLGITPERRVEFAERTIKVLVEEESQRSVITGRFTQQLEQMSQFLGEYLNTPLTLTLLALLCVEAPEEFNNLTTNTQVYEKIHDFITNKLVSRLTDKHVTEPKRKCDENVKKFLRFLEEISLRGIQRKEYDLWPETEAEIREKCDTLGLPQEEVLSNYFTRTSYRRGLSVVWVFGYFHARYQEYCASRGLVDLLLRAEQDRGDPASHRVSGESSTIIDLLVDVVVWVIGYFHARYQEYCASRGLVDLLLRAEQDRGDPASHRVSGESSTIIDLLVDVVRKEKRSLGDHLRGSKFDISAVLQEFRKRPRWQNILVSTTGVLCARRVEHRFITHIIDLCKMVTPETDELLKHVAESRGSEHVIRAVCEKLRTEQEWRIESVDSWVVLPLVLKKVTPKNIYLNINDTSQLKQCLSTLSVLAKMKVTISLVLNYSLDSKDGNIDKSKQCLERLTAPGSKCKLEKFRGDLSEAAIPLLPHTLKSLHLDLTPQQLTVLSRHLPHLPHLQRLGINLDATDYVVPDTLDATGYVVPDTLDAPGYVDPDTLDATSYVDPDTLGYVNPDTLDATSYVDPDTLDATGYVDPDTLDATSYVDPDTLDATGYVDPDTLDATGYVDPDTLDATGYVDPDTLDATGYVDPDILDTPGYVDPDTLDTPGYCFQWFQKYFYIKSHELENL; this is translated from the exons ATGGCGGCCTCGAGTCCTGTTATCCAACTGGAAGATGTGAACAGACTGCGGTATGGACTGGCTGTGACGAAGGCAGGACGAGACGCGCTAGCTAGTGTGTTTATGTGGTCGTACCGGGGCACCTTCCCAGTAGTGACTTGCCTCACTCAGGACTTGGGGTACACCAATGCTCAGTACAGGCGTGTCTTTGATGATCACCAGAGGGATAAACTCGAAGCTTCTTCTGACGCGGCTACTTTTGACATCACCCTGTTGTATAAACTCCTGCaacgtgtgtgtggtctggctgagatgaatgaccccacgtggaccactccagggcctcagggaccatcacctgaacacctcatttacagcctgaagcaacaccgaaacacgttggcccatgataatgtgggaatgtcagagcaagatcttacgtcaacactgacggagctcagtgacttattggccaagatgctggctgaggccggcgtccggtgtgggacaaacagccaggatgtggaccacgtgaccagagaTGTCAATAAGTATATTGATGGTCTGCTAGCGAAGGTCAGAGAGCCGCTGGAACCCTCAGATGTGGCGTACTTGCCTCAGCTCCGCCAGGAGATTAAGATGTTCAAAAGCCACATCACAGAAGAGGTTAAGCAGATGAGCAAGCAGGAGCTAACTGACGAGTATAAACTGCTGTACCAGATTGTTCCCGCACCCTGGCTCCTCCTCAACATTAACTACAACCCAACTCTTGCTTTTACACGACTACGACTCCTTGAAGATCCCGTCATAGGGGCAAGACCCTCCCATGCGGCCAAGGGTCAGGATAGCACAAAACCCTCCCACGCTGCCAAGGGTCAGGATATAGATTATGAACACATCTTGAGTATGAGACGAGAGGACGGTAGAGTCCCTCAGTGTGTCCTCCTGACGGGGGAAGGTGGTATGGGCAAGACAACTTTACTTAAGCTCATCCTCGAGAAGTGGGTAGAGGAACCTGCTGCCATACGTCACCTGGGCACTGTGGACCTCGTTTTCTATGTACAGTGCAGGGACTCACATCTTAATACCTTCGATGATCTCCTCCGCCAGTTACTGCCTCAAACACTTAGTGATTCTGGTGTCGACTTCCAGCTGTTTAAGGAGATAAGCTTGAGCTTAAATATATTAGTCCTGATTGACGGCTACGACGAGGTTAACGACCATTCAGGAAGGCTGGTGAAGGAGCTGTTGCACCTGCCTGGCAAGGATGTGAGGTTGGTGATAACCACACGGCCGGGGTGGGACCAACAACTGTCACAGCTCgtcccacacaccagacctcgctgcaacatcctcgtcttgggcatcactccagaacgtcgcgtggagttcgccgagagaaccatcaaggtgctggtggaggaagagagccaacggagtgtcatcacagggaggtttacccagcagctggagcagatgagtcagttcctgggtgagtacctcaacactccactcaccttgaccttgttggcgctgctgtgtgtcgaggctccagaagaatttaacaacctcaccacaaacACTCAAGTCTACGAGAAGATTCATGACTTCATAACCAACAAATTAGTGTCCAGACTCACAGACAAACACGTGACCGAACCCAAAAGAAAATGTGACGAAAATGTGAAAAAGTTTTTGAGGTTCTTAGAAGAGATTAGtttaagagggatccagaggAAGGAGTACGACCTTTGGCCGGAGACAGAAGCGGAGATTAGGGagaagtgtgacactctgggactgccgcaggaggaggtcttgtccaactatttcacaagaaccagctaccgtcggggcctcagtgtggtgtgggtgtttggctattttcacgccaggtaccaggagtattgTGCCAGCAGGGGGCTGGTCGATCTCTTGTTGAGGGCTGAGCAAGACCGAGGTGATCCAGCATCACACCGTGTGTCAGGGGAAAGCTCTACAATCATTGACCTCTTGGTGGatgttgtggtgtgggtgattgGCTATTTTCACGCCAGATACCAGGAGTATTGTGCCAGCAGGGGGCTGGTCGATCTCTTGTTGAGGGCTGAGCAAGACCGAGGTGATCCAGCATCACACCGTGTGTCAGGGGAAAGCTCTACAATCATTGACCTCTTGGTGGATGTTGTACGTAAGGAAAAACGCTCCTTGGGAGATCACCTGAGAGGGTCAAAGTTTGATATTAGCGCCGTGCTACAAGAGTTTAGGAAGCGCCCCAGATGGCAGAACATTTTAGTCAGCACTACCGGGGTGCTGTGTGCCCGGAGAGTAGAGCACAGGTTCATTACTCACATAATTGACCTGTGCAAGATGGTTACACCTGAGACTGACGAGCTGTTGAAGCATGTAGCAGAGTCCCGCGGGAGTGAGCACGTCATCCGAGCCGTGTGTGAGAAGCTGCGTACAGAACAAGAGTGGAGAATAGAGAGTGTTGATTCGTGGGTTGTCCTGCCGCTTGTTCTTAAGAAGGTGACACCTAAGAACATTTACCTAAACATAAACGATACATCCCAACTAAAGCAGTGTCTGTCTACACTGTCAGTGCTGGCAAAAATGAAGGTAACCATATCCTTAGTTCTTAACTATAGTTTAGACAGCAAAGACGGAAATATTGATAAATCAAAACAATGTTTGGAGAGGCTGACAGCCCCCGGCAGTAAGTGTAAATTAGAGAAGTTTCGTGGTGACTTGTCTGAGGCAGCCatacccctcctgcctcacaccctcAAGAGCCTCCACCTGGACCTCACACCACAGCAACTGACCGTCCTCAGCCGTCACCTGcctcaccttcctcacctgcagcgtcttg GCATTAACCTGGACGCCACGGACTACGTggtcccggacaccctggacgccacgggctacgtggtcccggacaccctggacgccccgggctacgtggacccggacaccctggacgccacgagcTACGTGGACCCAGACACCCTGGGCTACGtgaacccggacaccctggacgccacgagctacgtggacccggacaccctggacgccacgggctacgtggacccggacaccctggacgccacgagctacgtggacccggacaccctggacgccacgggctacgtggacccggacaccctggacgccacgggctacgtggacccggacaccctggacgccacgggctacgtggacccggacaccctggacgccacgggctacgtggacccggacatccTGGACAccccgggctacgtggacccggacaccctggacaccccgggctac TGCTTCCAGTGGTTTCAAAAATATTTTTACATTAAAAGTCATGAATTAGAGAACTTATAA